The Pyrococcus kukulkanii genome contains a region encoding:
- the trmBL1 gene encoding HTH-type sugar sensing transcriptional regulator TrmBL1, whose amino-acid sequence MIKEEIIQKLQKFGLTKYESLAYITLLKLGPSKATDVTRESGIPHTRIYDVLSSLSKKGFVDVMHGTPRLYAPVNPELVLERLKKELIEDIENLKRAFEDLYKETHGEELPEIWTIHGFENTVERAEYIIRAAKHEVLINTPFEFLTQLRDAIERRDDVLMIIISNFENAPKWLSEKGNVILAKSGEAPWLMGTWVIGDVNYALFFGTLPENKGKERFYSFWAKSAKLIQNYVHWFYTMYFDNSRKIKELDYDKLGKPVVLTHIRTIITVLKSVGTNRKIEVIGRSLKDKTQVKVVGRVINFEYTPLTANITIETEKGEKLRVGGLGSYLEDIEGEVFLLY is encoded by the coding sequence ATGATAAAGGAGGAGATAATACAAAAGCTTCAGAAGTTTGGCCTAACTAAGTATGAGAGTTTGGCGTATATCACTCTCCTTAAGCTGGGGCCAAGTAAGGCTACGGACGTGACAAGGGAGAGTGGAATACCTCATACGAGAATTTACGATGTGTTAAGTTCACTTTCAAAGAAGGGATTTGTTGATGTAATGCATGGAACACCAAGACTATATGCTCCTGTGAATCCAGAGTTAGTCTTGGAGAGACTTAAAAAGGAACTTATAGAAGATATTGAAAATTTAAAACGAGCTTTTGAAGATCTCTACAAGGAGACACACGGTGAAGAATTGCCAGAAATTTGGACAATCCATGGTTTTGAGAACACTGTTGAGAGGGCTGAATATATAATAAGGGCTGCAAAGCATGAAGTCTTGATTAACACACCTTTTGAATTCCTCACACAGCTAAGGGATGCCATAGAGAGAAGAGACGACGTTCTAATGATAATCATAAGTAATTTTGAAAATGCTCCCAAATGGCTTAGTGAAAAAGGAAATGTAATATTGGCAAAAAGTGGGGAAGCTCCTTGGCTTATGGGTACCTGGGTAATTGGGGATGTAAACTATGCTCTTTTCTTCGGAACTTTACCAGAAAATAAGGGGAAAGAAAGATTCTATTCCTTCTGGGCAAAGTCTGCAAAGTTAATTCAGAATTATGTTCACTGGTTCTATACAATGTACTTTGACAATAGCAGAAAAATTAAGGAACTCGACTACGACAAGCTTGGTAAACCCGTTGTACTGACCCACATAAGGACTATAATAACTGTACTTAAGAGCGTTGGTACCAATAGGAAGATAGAGGTTATTGGAAGATCCCTTAAAGATAAAACCCAAGTTAAGGTAGTAGGAAGGGTTATAAACTTCGAATATACGCCTTTAACAGCAAATATAACGATTGAAACTGAGAAAGGAGAGAAACTAAGGGTAGGAGGGCTTGGAAGTTATTTAGAAGATATTGAGGGAGAAGTTTTTCTCCTCTACTGA
- a CDS encoding AAA family ATPase, with protein MEGALRIYASPSYEVYGLSKNPFIELASEGIEDIESIHVYQEVDMKISSLISDVIGNRSSITFSIVGPLGMGKTQRLKSVARAIEERGGKVIYVKVDTTDILKITRDIFSALKPPKNRTNIFLENLSKKLGFINRLEKMLSSVDEYKSRDIAEMLTQELSKYQYSALLLDELENMQGANEKEKILFFEMLRHFISNMPPGSIFAFACIPEAYEEYSKLFPAFFMRLHYEFKLRPMSYEEVVELVKKRLAKVRIRDTADPIYPFTEDAIKLIHELGKGNPRQILRLLNYVLSEAVKHKFDPINEYVVTTILEEPKSLDEYLTRIPTEFKPLVDVIVNKFKGGPVSYIEVAKELKMPGTEVYEKLEHLVSLGFLVGDPRGNYKVPDYVRKFMEEEKA; from the coding sequence ATGGAAGGCGCGCTTCGCATTTACGCTTCTCCTTCCTACGAGGTTTACGGTCTTTCGAAGAATCCATTTATAGAGTTGGCGAGCGAGGGGATAGAGGATATAGAATCGATTCATGTTTACCAGGAAGTTGATATGAAAATTTCTTCCCTAATATCTGATGTCATAGGAAATAGGAGCTCGATAACGTTCTCTATTGTTGGTCCTTTGGGCATGGGGAAAACCCAGAGGTTGAAGAGCGTTGCAAGGGCTATAGAAGAGAGAGGAGGGAAGGTTATATACGTTAAGGTGGACACTACGGACATATTGAAGATTACAAGGGATATATTCAGTGCCTTAAAACCTCCAAAAAATAGGACAAACATATTCCTCGAAAATCTATCCAAAAAGCTTGGATTTATAAACAGGCTTGAAAAGATGCTATCTTCAGTAGACGAATATAAGAGTAGGGACATTGCTGAGATGCTTACCCAGGAACTTTCTAAATATCAGTACTCTGCATTGCTACTTGATGAACTTGAGAATATGCAGGGAGCGAATGAGAAGGAAAAGATACTATTCTTTGAAATGCTTAGGCACTTCATTAGTAACATGCCCCCAGGAAGTATTTTCGCCTTTGCGTGTATTCCCGAAGCGTATGAGGAGTACTCAAAATTATTCCCTGCATTCTTTATGAGACTTCACTATGAGTTCAAGCTTAGGCCAATGAGTTATGAGGAAGTCGTTGAGTTAGTTAAGAAAAGGCTCGCAAAGGTTAGGATTAGGGATACGGCAGATCCGATTTACCCCTTCACTGAGGACGCAATAAAATTAATCCACGAACTTGGGAAGGGAAATCCCAGACAGATACTTAGATTGCTTAATTACGTTTTAAGTGAGGCCGTTAAACACAAGTTCGATCCAATAAATGAGTATGTTGTCACGACGATACTTGAGGAGCCAAAATCATTGGATGAATACCTCACAAGGATACCAACAGAGTTCAAGCCTCTTGTTGATGTTATAGTCAACAAATTCAAGGGTGGGCCGGTGAGCTATATTGAAGTTGCTAAGGAGCTTAAAATGCCAGGTACAGAGGTCTATGAAAAATTAGAGCATCTAGTTAGCTTAGGGTTCTTGGTTGGGGATCCAAGAGGTAATTATAAAGTGCCGGACTACGTTAGGAAGTTCATGGAGGAGGAAAAAGCATGA
- a CDS encoding metal-dependent hydrolase has protein sequence MNYEEHVLAGLITYPLFVVLAYFLRDILNLKLTFLSLALGYAFYVLGSDLPDIDHPDSLIHRGVKPIFSVILGSVVAYRIQAYIPTHYSLIYAWGIGGIFAVIGWYIFTLLMPRHRGVVHSLTFAALYGLLAFLGVRYGISLAPGEAYLIGLAAFFGYLLHLILDKSIKLL, from the coding sequence ATGAACTATGAGGAACATGTGTTAGCAGGATTGATAACTTATCCCCTTTTTGTTGTATTAGCCTATTTCCTAAGAGATATCCTTAATTTGAAGTTAACTTTTCTTTCCTTAGCCTTAGGTTACGCTTTCTACGTTTTGGGAAGTGATCTTCCCGATATAGATCACCCAGATTCACTAATCCATAGGGGGGTTAAACCAATATTCTCGGTGATCTTGGGAAGTGTTGTTGCTTATAGGATTCAGGCCTACATTCCGACTCATTACTCCCTTATATACGCTTGGGGTATTGGAGGAATATTTGCCGTTATTGGGTGGTACATCTTCACACTTCTAATGCCTCGCCATCGTGGGGTAGTGCACTCCCTTACATTTGCAGCTCTCTATGGCTTGCTGGCATTCTTGGGGGTTAGGTATGGAATTTCGTTAGCTCCTGGAGAGGCTTACCTAATAGGTCTTGCAGCTTTCTTTGGCTACTTACTACATTTGATCCTTGATAAGAGTATTAAGCTCCTTTAA
- a CDS encoding PRC-barrel domain-containing protein: MVMKLSKLYKKKIYNTKGKYVGEVDEVIIDIGEKYGKVLILALPGERVGVPYERVTAVGDIILVEAANKKDQ; the protein is encoded by the coding sequence ATGGTCATGAAGTTATCCAAGCTTTACAAGAAGAAAATATACAACACGAAGGGTAAATATGTTGGAGAAGTGGACGAAGTAATAATTGACATTGGAGAAAAATATGGGAAAGTTCTAATCTTAGCATTACCAGGAGAAAGGGTTGGGGTGCCATATGAAAGGGTCACAGCCGTTGGGGATATAATCCTAGTAGAGGCGGCTAATAAAAAAGATCAGTAG
- a CDS encoding DEAD/DEAH box helicase, whose protein sequence is MVVFRIPRGSAKVKVERADPRVYFQIYNLLSFRKDFGKWDKAESLYDPYTNTFPVGLLPRVKKFLNSKGYRVRIKDERVVEGEPLNSEWNKNYELRRYQKKAVKLAIKEKMGVLALPVGSGKTIVGLRIIHEIDKSALIIVHTKELLYQWAEKVEEVLGIKAGVVGDNKWQEGLITVAMIQTLLSRGVEKLQNRYAVVLFDECHRTSAAEKFYQVGISLPQVYRFGLSATPWRRLRGEEMKIEGVVGPIIYEVKAEDLIKEGFLAKPKFEVIEYESNMPALADKYKELYEEAIMENEDRNRAIVEKAVELAKQGHRVLIDVKRIDHGEILVKMLREKGINAEFLSSQSPNRWEILEKFKTGEIPVLVSTLLKEGVDIPEISAIILAGGGKSDVMTIQTIGRALRPKAGGEAVIVDVKDTDPLLFTHFLERQKALKQYYGKYYNL, encoded by the coding sequence ATGGTAGTGTTTAGGATTCCAAGAGGGAGTGCGAAAGTTAAAGTGGAGAGGGCTGACCCTAGGGTTTACTTCCAAATCTATAATTTACTATCATTTAGGAAGGATTTTGGTAAGTGGGACAAAGCGGAGAGCTTATATGATCCGTATACGAATACCTTTCCCGTTGGATTGCTTCCTAGAGTGAAGAAGTTCTTAAATTCCAAGGGATATAGGGTTAGGATAAAGGACGAGAGGGTGGTTGAAGGAGAGCCCCTGAACTCTGAATGGAATAAAAATTATGAGTTAAGGAGATATCAAAAGAAAGCTGTTAAGCTTGCAATAAAAGAGAAAATGGGTGTTTTGGCATTACCTGTCGGAAGTGGAAAAACAATCGTTGGTCTTAGGATAATCCACGAAATAGATAAGTCTGCCTTGATAATAGTCCACACGAAAGAACTGCTCTATCAATGGGCTGAGAAAGTTGAGGAAGTTTTAGGAATAAAGGCTGGAGTAGTTGGAGACAATAAATGGCAGGAAGGGCTTATTACTGTTGCAATGATTCAGACCCTTCTCTCAAGAGGGGTTGAGAAGTTGCAAAATAGATATGCTGTAGTTCTTTTTGACGAGTGTCATAGAACGTCCGCTGCAGAGAAATTTTATCAAGTGGGAATAAGCCTCCCTCAAGTTTACAGGTTTGGTCTTTCTGCAACTCCCTGGAGGAGATTAAGGGGTGAAGAAATGAAAATAGAGGGCGTTGTTGGTCCAATAATTTACGAAGTAAAGGCTGAAGATCTTATAAAAGAGGGATTCCTTGCGAAGCCAAAGTTTGAAGTTATAGAATATGAATCGAACATGCCTGCACTTGCCGATAAGTATAAGGAGTTATATGAAGAAGCCATAATGGAAAATGAAGATAGAAATAGGGCAATAGTGGAAAAAGCAGTCGAACTTGCCAAGCAGGGACATAGAGTGTTAATTGATGTAAAAAGAATAGATCATGGCGAAATACTCGTTAAGATGCTTCGTGAAAAAGGGATAAATGCCGAGTTTTTAAGCTCTCAGAGTCCAAATAGATGGGAGATCTTGGAAAAGTTTAAGACTGGAGAAATACCCGTCCTAGTTTCAACACTTTTGAAGGAGGGGGTCGATATACCGGAGATATCTGCAATAATACTTGCCGGCGGTGGAAAGAGCGATGTAATGACGATCCAAACAATTGGAAGAGCATTAAGGCCAAAGGCTGGGGGAGAGGCCGTTATAGTTGACGTTAAAGATACGGATCCATTATTATTCACACACTTCCTTGAAAGACAAAAGGCGTTAAAGCAGTATTATGGGAAATATTATAACCTTTGA
- the speE gene encoding polyamine aminopropyltransferase, which produces MEFIEWYPKGYGVAFKVKRKILEKRSEYQKIEIYETEGFGRLLAIDGTVQLVTKGEKSYHEPLVHPALLAHPNPEKVLVIGGGDGGTIREVLRHKKVKEAIMVEIDKMVIEIASEFIGIDEGLLRKMLKNECKRAKLIIGDGVKFLKENKGFDVIIVDSTDPVGPAEMLFSEEFYRDAYEALKNPGIYVTQAGSVYLFTDELTGAYKRMKKVFDRVYYYSFPVIGYASPWAFLVGVKGELDFKKIDVKRAEQLKLEYYDPKNHETLFQMPKYIREELQRL; this is translated from the coding sequence ATGGAGTTCATTGAGTGGTACCCAAAAGGGTATGGAGTAGCATTTAAAGTTAAGAGAAAAATCCTTGAGAAGAGGTCAGAATATCAAAAAATTGAAATTTATGAAACTGAGGGATTTGGAAGACTTCTAGCCATAGATGGAACCGTTCAGTTAGTAACGAAGGGAGAAAAAAGCTATCATGAACCCCTTGTTCATCCAGCCCTGCTAGCCCATCCAAATCCAGAAAAGGTGCTTGTGATCGGTGGAGGTGACGGTGGGACAATTAGGGAAGTCCTCAGACATAAAAAGGTCAAGGAAGCGATAATGGTAGAAATTGACAAGATGGTGATAGAGATAGCATCAGAGTTCATAGGTATTGATGAGGGCCTACTAAGGAAAATGCTAAAGAATGAGTGTAAAAGGGCGAAGTTGATAATAGGAGATGGGGTTAAATTCCTTAAGGAGAATAAAGGATTTGACGTGATAATTGTAGACTCCACAGATCCCGTAGGACCAGCAGAAATGCTCTTCAGCGAAGAGTTTTACAGAGATGCATACGAGGCACTTAAGAACCCAGGAATTTACGTTACCCAAGCAGGGAGCGTATACCTATTTACTGACGAACTTACTGGAGCGTATAAGAGAATGAAGAAAGTTTTTGACAGGGTCTATTACTATAGCTTCCCAGTGATAGGATATGCATCTCCTTGGGCGTTCTTAGTGGGGGTAAAGGGGGAACTGGACTTTAAGAAAATAGATGTTAAGAGAGCCGAGCAGCTAAAACTTGAGTACTATGATCCAAAAAACCATGAAACGTTATTTCAGATGCCAAAGTACATCAGAGAGGAACTTCAAAGGTTATAA
- a CDS encoding ABC transporter substrate-binding protein, with product MKWKATLLMAILVFAVIASGCIGSTQETKTETSKVTLTGDFTKDVIEIGKILQQNGINEVKFAAWGSGDPNSVMRVYGIVDAAYKINKIWEQNGIKVKITVTTKYDQSFKDQYQEFLSKQPLGQAGDFFVNSYAFLPTLAEEGYILDITEYAKAYQNVIDDFYPNLLEAAKYKGKLYGLPQDTEARPLYVRKDVAKCAGLDVTTLPEDVKSGEFTWSDVYYWAKKAKEKGCAEWGLIHRKGSAHPDLIQFIFAFNGKLYDPSTGKLVLDVPAVYKWLYVEWKFAQDGLLPKDIMSWDWAKQIHPTIVEGRTLFDIGGTWYWTEWQTKQYYHGRGLKPEEVKEWFAYTLFPAGEKGDKPVTLSQPFIWMINSKAGQLNPKYEELKDVYHALAFLMIVKASDSEINAIHSVISAHLPVRKEAAKLIKDENWLNKLKNLDLDLAPEVKDNIKDIVEKTVNPINAKFLADVSYMLEYTHLAPAHPKYPALADIFKEAVDKVLRGEMTPEEAVKFIEDKIKADKELADNVEIKGEIPKEWEFPRGD from the coding sequence ATGAAGTGGAAGGCTACCCTATTAATGGCGATTCTCGTTTTTGCCGTCATTGCAAGTGGATGTATAGGAAGTACCCAGGAAACTAAGACGGAAACATCAAAGGTTACACTTACCGGCGATTTCACCAAGGACGTCATAGAGATCGGAAAGATTCTCCAACAAAACGGAATTAATGAGGTAAAATTTGCCGCATGGGGCTCAGGAGATCCAAACAGTGTCATGAGAGTCTACGGGATAGTGGATGCAGCATATAAAATAAACAAAATCTGGGAGCAAAACGGAATTAAGGTAAAGATAACGGTTACAACCAAGTATGATCAGAGCTTTAAGGATCAGTACCAAGAGTTCTTAAGCAAGCAACCTCTCGGGCAAGCTGGTGATTTCTTCGTGAACAGCTACGCATTCCTTCCAACACTAGCGGAAGAGGGATATATCCTTGACATAACTGAATACGCAAAAGCTTACCAGAACGTGATAGACGATTTCTATCCAAACTTGCTTGAGGCAGCAAAATACAAAGGCAAGCTTTACGGCTTACCCCAGGATACCGAAGCCAGGCCACTATATGTAAGGAAGGACGTTGCAAAGTGTGCAGGACTTGATGTAACAACGCTTCCAGAGGACGTCAAGAGTGGAGAGTTTACATGGAGTGATGTCTACTACTGGGCCAAGAAAGCCAAAGAGAAAGGTTGCGCAGAGTGGGGTCTAATTCACAGGAAGGGCTCAGCACATCCAGACTTAATTCAGTTCATCTTCGCATTTAACGGCAAGCTTTACGATCCCAGCACAGGAAAACTTGTTCTTGACGTTCCAGCAGTATACAAGTGGCTCTACGTCGAATGGAAGTTTGCTCAAGACGGACTACTGCCAAAGGACATCATGAGCTGGGACTGGGCAAAACAAATTCACCCCACGATAGTTGAGGGAAGAACACTCTTCGATATCGGTGGTACCTGGTACTGGACAGAGTGGCAAACCAAGCAGTATTACCACGGAAGAGGTCTCAAGCCAGAGGAAGTAAAAGAGTGGTTCGCTTACACACTCTTCCCAGCTGGAGAGAAGGGGGACAAGCCAGTAACGCTTAGCCAGCCCTTCATTTGGATGATAAACTCCAAGGCGGGTCAGCTCAATCCAAAGTATGAAGAGTTAAAGGACGTTTACCACGCATTGGCATTTCTCATGATAGTCAAGGCCAGCGATTCGGAGATTAACGCTATTCACAGCGTTATCTCAGCCCACTTACCAGTTAGAAAAGAGGCAGCTAAGTTAATTAAGGACGAGAACTGGCTTAACAAGCTTAAGAATCTTGACTTGGACTTAGCTCCAGAAGTCAAAGATAACATAAAGGACATAGTTGAAAAGACCGTTAACCCAATTAACGCCAAGTTCTTAGCAGACGTTAGTTACATGCTAGAATACACCCATTTAGCTCCAGCACATCCAAAGTACCCAGCTCTTGCCGATATATTCAAGGAGGCCGTTGACAAGGTATTAAGAGGAGAGATGACCCCAGAGGAAGCAGTTAAGTTCATAGAAGACAAGATTAAGGCCGACAAGGAGCTCGCAGATAACGTTGAAATCAAGGGAGAAATTCCAAAGGAGTGGGAGTTCCCCAGGGGTGATTAA
- a CDS encoding MarC family protein, with the protein MLEEIFSSALLMLIMIDPSDKILLVSLLREDFHIEDVKSLIIRANLIGWALLLIFAIAGKVILQDIFHIELDALRVAGGFVLFKIGLEALEGGGMVTIKKEKNILALAAVPVATPLIAGPAAITAAITLTAEYGIHISIIATTIAIAITAVLMMIALYAMKNVNKTVLSVTIRIIGLFIMAIGAQMMIAGAGGILVGILKGA; encoded by the coding sequence ATGCTCGAAGAAATTTTTAGTTCAGCGTTACTAATGCTTATAATGATAGATCCAAGCGACAAGATATTGTTAGTTAGCTTATTAAGGGAGGATTTCCATATAGAGGATGTAAAGAGTTTGATAATAAGGGCAAACTTAATTGGATGGGCGCTTCTCCTGATTTTTGCCATAGCCGGTAAGGTTATACTTCAAGACATATTTCACATAGAGCTTGACGCACTGAGGGTTGCGGGAGGGTTTGTCCTATTTAAGATCGGACTTGAGGCCCTAGAAGGGGGAGGAATGGTAACGATAAAGAAGGAGAAAAATATACTAGCCCTTGCTGCCGTTCCAGTAGCGACACCACTCATAGCAGGACCAGCGGCAATTACAGCGGCAATAACATTAACGGCAGAATACGGTATTCACATCTCTATCATCGCAACTACAATTGCAATTGCAATAACGGCAGTCCTAATGATGATAGCCCTTTACGCTATGAAAAACGTGAACAAAACAGTACTCAGTGTCACGATAAGGATAATAGGATTATTCATTATGGCAATAGGAGCACAAATGATGATAGCAGGAGCGGGGGGCATACTTGTGGGGATCCTTAAAGGAGCTTAA
- a CDS encoding aminotransferase-like domain-containing protein, whose protein sequence is MEEALKKKFEKGPLNFEAYFSEKALKMKASEIRELLKLVEASDVISLAGGLPNPKTFPIDIIDKILDEVIKEHADKALQYGTTKGFTPLRLAIAEWLRKRYDIPISKVDIMVTSGSQQALDLIGRVFINPGDFVVVEAPTYLAALQAFSFYEPNYIQIPLDDEGMRTDLLEEKLRKLKAEGKKVKLVYTVPTFQNPAGVTMSEDRRKHLLELASEYDFIIVEDDPYGELRYSGKPVPKIKALDTEGRVLYLGTFSKILAPGFRLGWIAGEPHFIRKLEIAKQSVDLCTNAFGQVVAWKYLEGGYLEDHIPKIIEFYKPRRDAMLEALEEYMPEGVKWTKPDGGMFVWVTLPEKIDTKLMLEKAVKRGVAYVPGEAFYAYRDVKNTMRLNFTYVDEDKIREGVKRLAETIKEELLS, encoded by the coding sequence ATGGAGGAAGCCCTCAAGAAAAAATTTGAGAAAGGACCACTTAACTTTGAAGCTTATTTTTCGGAGAAAGCCTTGAAGATGAAGGCATCTGAGATCAGAGAGTTACTCAAGCTTGTTGAGGCTAGTGATGTTATAAGCCTCGCCGGAGGATTACCAAATCCTAAGACATTCCCCATCGACATTATTGATAAAATCCTAGACGAAGTTATTAAGGAGCACGCTGATAAAGCCTTGCAATACGGAACAACGAAGGGATTCACACCCTTAAGGTTGGCAATTGCTGAATGGCTGAGGAAGAGGTACGATATTCCAATATCAAAGGTAGACATAATGGTGACGAGCGGTTCCCAGCAGGCTCTTGACTTAATAGGTAGAGTTTTCATAAATCCCGGAGACTTCGTGGTTGTTGAAGCCCCAACGTACCTTGCAGCACTTCAAGCGTTCAGCTTCTATGAGCCGAACTACATCCAGATACCCCTTGACGACGAGGGCATGAGGACTGACTTGCTGGAGGAAAAGTTAAGGAAGCTCAAGGCAGAGGGGAAGAAAGTTAAGCTCGTCTACACCGTTCCGACATTCCAAAACCCTGCGGGAGTTACGATGAGCGAGGACAGAAGGAAGCACTTACTTGAGCTTGCGAGCGAATATGACTTTATAATAGTGGAAGACGATCCCTATGGAGAGCTCAGGTACTCTGGAAAACCAGTCCCAAAGATAAAGGCCCTAGATACAGAGGGCAGAGTACTCTACTTGGGAACATTCTCAAAGATACTCGCCCCAGGATTCAGGCTTGGATGGATTGCTGGAGAGCCACACTTCATAAGGAAGCTGGAGATAGCCAAGCAAAGCGTTGATCTCTGTACAAATGCCTTTGGCCAGGTAGTTGCATGGAAGTACCTCGAAGGAGGCTACCTAGAAGACCACATTCCGAAAATCATTGAGTTCTACAAGCCTAGAAGGGATGCGATGCTTGAAGCCTTAGAGGAGTACATGCCAGAAGGAGTGAAGTGGACCAAGCCAGATGGAGGAATGTTCGTCTGGGTTACGTTGCCCGAAAAGATAGATACAAAGCTTATGCTCGAGAAGGCAGTGAAGAGAGGGGTTGCCTACGTTCCAGGTGAGGCATTTTATGCATATAGGGATGTTAAGAATACAATGAGGCTCAACTTCACGTACGTTGACGAAGATAAGATTAGGGAAGGTGTTAAGAGGCTCGCAGAAACGATAAAGGAAGAACTGTTAAGTTGA
- a CDS encoding UPF0146 family protein, giving the protein MDSVAEFIAKRCMARKVIEVGIGFYTKVAEKLRELNVNVIVIDVNEDSIKKARELGLEGHVDDIFNPSLELYKGVCCIYSIRPTPEMMPALLKLAKNLRVPLYIVPLTGDSPPREMKLINYKGIPIYKWEP; this is encoded by the coding sequence ATGGACAGCGTAGCGGAATTTATAGCTAAGAGATGCATGGCAAGAAAGGTTATCGAGGTAGGGATTGGATTCTATACCAAGGTTGCGGAGAAGTTAAGGGAGTTAAACGTCAATGTTATCGTTATCGACGTTAATGAAGATTCAATAAAAAAAGCAAGAGAGCTCGGATTAGAGGGCCACGTTGACGACATTTTTAATCCCTCTCTAGAACTATACAAGGGGGTATGTTGCATTTATTCAATTCGACCAACTCCAGAAATGATGCCTGCCTTACTAAAGCTTGCCAAAAATCTCAGGGTTCCTCTTTACATAGTTCCGCTCACAGGCGATTCCCCTCCCAGAGAGATGAAGTTAATTAACTACAAAGGCATACCAATATACAAGTGGGAGCCATGA
- a CDS encoding ribose 1,5-bisphosphate isomerase has protein sequence MIVKEVLDIAEKIKSMEIRGAGKIARAAAQALMIQAEKSQARNEKELWEELKEAAKILYHTRPTAVSLPNALRYVMHRAKLAYSSGADLETLRFTVINSAKEFIHNSEKAIERIGEIGAKRIEDGDVIMTHCHSKAAISVMKTAWEQGKEIKVIVTETRPRWQGKITAKELASYGIPVIYVVDAAARHYMKMTDKVVMGADSITANGAVINKIGTALIALTAKEHRVWVMIAAETYKFHPETMLGQLVEIEMRDPTEVIPEEELKTWPKNIEVWNPAFDVTPPEYIDVIITERGVIPPYAAIDILREEFGWAFKYREPWED, from the coding sequence ATGATAGTCAAGGAAGTTTTAGATATTGCGGAAAAAATTAAGAGCATGGAGATAAGAGGGGCTGGAAAGATTGCAAGGGCAGCAGCTCAGGCCCTAATGATACAAGCAGAAAAAAGCCAGGCAAGAAATGAAAAGGAGCTTTGGGAAGAATTAAAAGAGGCAGCGAAAATTTTGTACCATACAAGACCAACTGCGGTTTCTTTACCGAATGCATTGAGGTACGTTATGCATAGAGCTAAGCTCGCTTATTCCTCAGGGGCTGATCTCGAAACCCTTAGATTCACAGTAATAAACTCAGCTAAGGAGTTTATCCACAACTCCGAAAAGGCCATTGAGAGAATTGGGGAGATTGGAGCAAAGAGAATTGAAGATGGAGATGTAATAATGACGCACTGTCACAGTAAAGCAGCAATAAGTGTAATGAAGACAGCCTGGGAGCAGGGAAAGGAGATCAAGGTCATAGTCACAGAGACGAGGCCTAGATGGCAGGGAAAGATAACGGCCAAGGAACTGGCTAGCTACGGAATTCCAGTAATATACGTGGTCGATGCGGCGGCGAGGCACTACATGAAGATGACTGACAAAGTTGTGATGGGAGCAGATTCGATAACAGCCAATGGAGCCGTGATAAACAAGATTGGAACTGCGCTAATTGCGCTAACTGCAAAGGAACACAGAGTGTGGGTAATGATTGCAGCCGAGACTTACAAGTTTCATCCGGAAACAATGCTTGGCCAATTAGTTGAGATAGAAATGAGAGATCCCACTGAAGTTATTCCAGAAGAGGAACTAAAGACTTGGCCAAAAAATATAGAGGTGTGGAATCCTGCCTTTGACGTAACTCCGCCAGAGTACATTGATGTTATAATAACGGAGAGGGGAGTTATTCCACCGTATGCAGCGATAGATATCCTAAGAGAGGAGTTCGGATGGGCCTTTAAGTACAGAGAACCTTGGGAAGATTAA